The DNA sequence ATTAATAATATATTCTGGTTTTGCCAAAGTGGGAAGTTGCCTCTCAGATTGCGGTGGTTGGCCTATAGTGGGGCAAGGACAGGTCTATAGATCATTCGCTAGATTATATTGTTCATCACTCAGATATGCATTTGAGGAGATTGTTTTTGAGTGTCTTGTTCATATTAGCCTTTGTATAACTACCCCATGTCAGAAAAGTTTATGAGGAAAACATACAAGAGTATCAATGTTTTACCTTGTAGTCTTCATGCTTCTCAAAGAACATTTTCCACAAGAATGATCTGAAAGGAGCAATTCCAGTACCAGTTGCAAGCTGCATTGATAAAGAAATCAGTAATCAATCACGACTGTAACGCATTTTAGTAGCTTAGTTTTCTGATTAAATAATATGGCAGTATTTATACCATGACGACGGTTGCATTAGGATCTTTTGGCATAAGCATTTCTTTGCCAACTGGTCCTGTCATGGTCACTTCACTCCCTGGCTTCAAGTCACCTGAAATCGAGACAAATTTAAACCAAGATGCACTAGCCTACCTATAACAGTATGACTATGAAAGCAACATCTTAACTCAAGTGGAAATGACATATTTTACAGTTTCAGAAAGATCTGTGTCCTTACACAAAAAGTTTGAGCACACCCCTTTAACGGTTTCGCCTGCGTCATTGGTGTACACAAGCCTTTTCACACAGAGAGAAACCTGAATGGAGGAAATCACACCCAAACTAGAACTTTAACCAAAGAAATATGGGCAGCAATTCAACATAGCATAACAGCACGATCCAAATGTAATACGTACAGTGAAAAATTTGGAGGGAAAAGAGAAATGCTCACAGTTTTGGAGTCACCAAAGTCACCAAGGGCACTACTGGCAATTGAGTACAGCCTGAGCTTGTGAGGCTTGCCATTCTTAGGGTCAATACCATCTGGAATCACTCCAATAGACTGTCCTTCTCTGTAGGGCATCTCTCCTAAGCATTTCAACGAACAGTTACTCTATTTATCATCAACCAGTTAGCTCAAAAAGGAATAAGACTTTTGAATATTTGATCACACATACCATCAGTGCTGAAGACCATGTGCCAGGTCTCACCAGGTGCATCATCAGCAGTGATCTTAGTGTTGAGGAGGACTCTGCCAACGTAAGGGTTCTTGGGCTTGAACTTGTTCACAACCACACCTTCCTCTTGCTTCTTGGAATGCTTCACAGCCTTGGCAGGTGGAGCAGCCTCAGTGGTGGTGACTTGGGCTCTGACAGAAACCACTCTCCCACCAGCAGAAGCTTCTCTATAAACctttaaaaacaaatatatccAAAATCCATGTCAATCTTTTTGGGCCATAAGCCATGACATCATAATAACCCATAAATCACTGAGAAAAGTGCTAATGTAAAGCCAAGATTGAATCTTTGTTACCTTCTTGAGGGTGACTCTTTCAGGACAGATAAGGGATGTTCTCGTGGGGAGAGTTGAGGACTTGGATGATGGGAATGAAACAGCAGCAGTTACAGCTGCAGCCATGGTTTTGTCTTagaaggggaagaagaagaagaacaagaagagatAAAGAGAAGCAATGCGTGATGTTTTATGGGGTTGTGAATGGTGTTAgtatgagaaaaaaaattgggatCTTTTTTTGGTGGGTACTGGATCATAGATTGGTGGTAGAGATTTGAGGCCAATGCAGTGGCAGATGTGAGGATAAGTCTTTTTGTAATGTATGACTCTCACAGTCTCACCCCaccttggttttgatttttgattcacAACAGTGCAAAATGTGCAATAGACATAAGTTTGTAGAATGGACTCTAGACAGAGACCCCTAAAAAGATGAGAGTGACTGCATATACACATAAAAAACAACTAGTCAATGCAAaatgcagattttttttttgtgtgtcaAAAATGTAAATTGCAAATTGAAATTAcaattttctttccttctaCGTAAAAATCTACTTCTGATTCATTTTCAAATAttccaagagtttttctatttagAACCTTcatatttgctcatttgacctctcaTATCTTTAGACCTCTTATTTgttttttaaaaagtaaaatttgctaAGTAAACCTCTTTTAAATAGCTAACTTAACCttactcataaaaaaaaaaaaaattggagcaTTAAAGAAAAGTTTTAATGCTCCCATAATTATTTGTTTACCACATAAGAAACTTGACAttgttcaaacaaaaaaaaatctgagataattattaaaaaaagataGTGTAGCTAATTAATGGAAATTTATCTAGAGTTTTTCAAGCCTACTATTTCATgcttagttatgaattttcaaagcttAGTTTTTATGGTTTATGGTTGCATGCTGGATTTTAGATAGGTTGCAATATTAAATTTGTTCATGCTCtgttcttttattatttattttttgtcttaTATGCCGCTTCACAAACTTCTTATGAGGGCTCTCTATCCCCTGTTTCATGATCTCAAGAGAAAAACCTTTgtctatttttttctctcttgcatcatagttttatttttatataattcacaaagtaattttgaatgcattttctcttgattttttcttcttcaaaagtttttataaacaaaaaaaatgagaaatatgaaatgagaactaaaatggaaatgaataattaaagtagtaaatgtgttTCCATAATTATAAATCTATGCAGAGGGAAAAAGTATTTTCCTTATTAATTTGTTGTCTGTAACAGTCTTTTTGTAATCATTGAATCATTAAAAAATGAGAGAGGTCTAGTCACTCTAGTTAGTAGATTaagaggtctcaatagaaactctcttattccaaaagaaaaatcatttcACCATGGTGATTGCAAATAGAAGCTAAGATTTACAAATATTCTTTTAACTTTTATCGTGTCATCATTTCGTAGTATATTCTGTACAAAACTTTTTTCTATACAATATTAATAGCCAAATTTATACGatacaaaatattatatatcgaaTAACCAAGTAAGTTTTTCTCAATTCAAACATGAGATTTGAACAACAAAAACATATTTATATTTGACGAGAAATAACAAAGCTACTACTTACCCTCCATTACTCACCAAAATTTTACAGGTCCGTCCAACAAACCTCTATCGGATAcaataggaaataaataaatagaaaagcATGTTTTTGGGCCAAGATTTCCGGGACGAAGCGGGTCGGATAACCCAACCCATAAGTATATTACGCGGGACGACGAAGCGGTCAGATTTTGTTGATGGAATTCCGGCGAAAGTACAAGAGACACGTTTGAATTTATAACCGGGACGACTATGGATCCCAAACTCAGTAAAATTTTCCGAACGCGCTGAGCTCATGCCAATGAGTTCCCAAATCTAAATTTTGTGATGTATAATCTTCCATTTCGCTCCTGTTTCTATGATCCTTGTGATTCCAGTGTTAAAGTCAGTTGGTTGTGTTTgcccttgattatttatttattttgacctgaaatttcttttcttttttggtttttgaagattaTGGTTTGATAATCAGGTTCAAGAATGTTCATTTTTTACAATTCAATCAATTTTTCATGTGATTGCAGAAACTCTATACATTGCTTTGCCGCTTCATGTTGATGTAGTAGTTATTCAGTTGGTTAACTAAACAAGGGATTTGTTTCTGTTCcagtgttgaaattaaaaacCAAACACATTGTCAATTGAAGCAAGTAGGTTTCAAAATCTCTTATATATTGGATTCAAGCCCTCCTGAATACTAGTCAGAAATGAATATATGAACTTATTTGGTGCATGATTGCAGACCATGCCAGACCTATTCAGTTGAACTGTCATGATGGATGGCGAACAATTTGGAATCCTATAGGCAATGGATAGAGGATTGGTTTGATTTCGAATCTGGTGTTTAGTCTTGGCCAAGTCGATCCAACTGGCTGGACTAGTCGATCACAAAGGTTTTGGAGTTCAAGACATTGATGCAATCCAAGGATGAGCAGGAGTTTGAATGATGTAGAACTAGCTATAGAGCAGGCTTGCCAAGGCTGAAGTGCTACGCGCTTAAATCAGAATGCCCAATCATTTATCAACTGATATGAAACGAAGAATCCATTGAGCAACTACTTTGCAGCAACTGATGTAGAACTTGCCAAGTatgttatgaaaaaaaaaaatgttaggaCGTACAAATGAAGCATGGATTACGAAAGACGTTCTAACAGCAGCAGAAATTGATAGGATTGGTGTTTGGTGTTAATATGCGTAGGAAGAGATCGATGACCGAGAATAGAGATTATAGTTGCAGCAGATGCACCCATTTCAATATTTTTAGTTCATTGAGAAAGTtgtataaaaatattaaaatgagagGTGTATGTTACAATTATAGATCTATATCTCTAAAAGCAATTACCCATTTCGAGATTAGATAATAGTCTAATACAACTGTATAATAGTAGCATTTGACTTGATACACCCTTTCAATGTGTACataaaatttcaacaaaaaatgtTCAACTTCCTGCAATCACACGCATAAACTTATGCAAAATATGTCACAAAGAACTAATGATGTCTCCATGAGGAAATTATGAGTGAAAATTTCCAACCTCCACACTCATGCTAATGACATGACATTGACTTAATCATTCCATATACGATACTTGAATTCAAGACTTTCTACTTATAAAGTGAAGACTTCTACAACTAAACCAAATAGTAGGGGATGacataaaaatttaattacttgAACCCTTAAGATTTAGGACTTTTTAAATGTGAAAAAAAAGAGGGTAAACTGAGACAAAATGACAGTGGTCAGCTTTTATCATACTCGTGGTGTCATGGGAGTGACTAGTGAGTTAGGCTGGGCTTCCTACACTACTCAAATATGTACCTATATCCCTTTTGCATGGGCCGTAAGTAACATTGTTTTGAGCCTGCTGGACTCGGGTCGGGTACATTCACTCCGAGCGTGATCCATGTTGGCCCATCTCGAAGCGGGACGAAACCGGCCGAAGGCGTTAAACCGACAATCAAAACGGTATTCGCGGGACCGCGAGCAAAACACAACCAGGCGCGTTTGAATTccttctctctgtctctcattCCCAACTGGAATCAAATCCCTATAAACCCCAAATTCTTCAAGTTTGATCTAATTTGCAGATTCACCGGGTAAAGTTTCCAATCTGAAATTTCCGAAATCCAATCCTCCATTTCTCTCTTTTGCAAATCATGCATGTAATTGGCTCTTGTTTTGCATGCGATTCTCAGCTCAAATCTTGCTCCCATTTTTGGCCTCTGGAGATTTTCTATCTaggattagggttagggttcaGGAACTAAATTGATCAGTACATTACATATTTCcatatgttttgatttttccATCGGCTACATTTCCAAAATTGGATCAAACGATCCTCAGCTGTTCTCCTTTTGCATGGTGATGGATTTTCGAAATTGATATGTGCTCTACATTGTGGCCTTGCGAGTGTGTGTTGATTTCTTTCATGTTCATCTAGTAGTTTTCTTGTTGATTTAGCTATAACTGATTGATTCTCTGCTTGTTTGAAATCGAACCGCATTCTCAATAGACATGATGAGGTTTTAGAATCTGTTATACGCTCTAGGAGTCTAGGGTTCTGAGTAATGCGTCAGGATGAGCTTATTTGATAGTAGCAGCGGAATTAAGTTCTCGGGTATCCAATTGTGTTTTTAACAGTATGTGGTGCTTGCTAGATATGAACATGACAAACAAGGTTTCCCTTTTCGGTTATTTAGTATTGCATTTTTGCCGGTAGTTATGCTTAATCTGTTACTGCGGAGCACCATTTCAATCTTGGTTTTAATCTGTGGTTAAATGGGAACAGCCACATGATTATTTATATGACTGTTGATTAGAGGTTTTCTCAGTTTGTGTATACGGCCAGGAATACACATTTTATCTCCATGGTTAGAGTGTTTCACTTCAGCCACATATAGTTAAGACTTCAGTCTAAGATTGCAGACAAAACTCATCTTTGTTTGTACTTGAAATGGAGTGAGCTGGTTCTTGATATCGGACCAACCAAGGCGTGCGCATCTCTGTACTAGGGTGAATTATTACTAATGGACAGGAGCAAAATCCATAAATCCCTGGGCCATTCTAGATGTATCTGTATAATAATTGTCCCAAATCATTTAGATTTAGATGAACACTGATTTTGGTGTTTTGAACACTAACAAAGTCCACAAAATAAGATTATCGAATGTTGTCTGTACTTGTGGTGCTGGAAACCCACAGATATTTGGTGATGTGATGGGAATGCTTGACCATGTTTCCATGGTCCTGAAAGTAATGTAATAATATGATTTCAAATTCAGGGATTGATACTGCATCAACATGGTCTTTGCCCTTTGATTGGAAGTTCGCAAGATATTTGCTGGGTCTGTACCTGCTGTAGTTATCCCTAAAATGTGTTTAAATGTGTGTTTCTGATCGGGAAGTCATATAATTATGTTTTCTGGGCTTGAGTCTTAGAGTAGAAACCCTGAACAGAACAACCTCCAGAAGTCATGTATGTAATAGATGACAGAAGATCCTATCAGAAAAAAGAAAGCAGATGTTGGAAGAAACATTGAATTCCAGTGTTTGACTATCATGATTATTAGTCAATTGGAAATCAGCTTTCCTTAGTATGTTTTAAACTTCTATCATATTAGAATATGACAGAAATGCATGGGATCGAGAATATGAATTCACACTATGCAGTTTCTACTGTCCAATCTGATGTGCTCAACTCGTTCTGCTCtctaaaaaaatttgagatttttttagCCTTGGTCTGTgaactttatttttcttctttgtaatTGTGCATTAAATAGCTGCATAGTGGTTTAACATGGTCAAGTGGACGTAGGTTGGTCTCCGTTTTCCTCTTACCTATTCACTAAAGTGGTGAGTTCTTAAACATtgacttcaattttttttttccttttcaatgaCAATTCTTGTTCAACTTCTTAGATGAAGCACAAGTTAGAAGACTTTTTGTGTGAGACTGATAAGCACTCTTGGGGTCCATAAATTGCCTTTTGCTGCTATATATTAATAACTACATTAAATGTTCACACACTGGTTGGAAAGTTTTGAAAACAACTAGGCCTACATTTCTTTGTTGCCCTGTTGGAATATCAATCAAATGGTATTTTGAAATCTCTTCAAGAACTTTTCAACATGCACTATGGCGTTTGATAGACTGATTCAAGGCCTGGTTACATTACTATCTTTTTCTAAATGATTCTGACTGAAATGTCAATATGCTCAGATGTGGCTGCTGCTCTACTAACTTTGTAGTTACATTATTATAGGTAGATTTTGGCGTGAAAACATTGTAGTTTCGTTTCTTACCACTCTTTGGTTCTGGTTTGGTTCTGGTAGATCTGCAATGTTGAGAGGAAATAGTCGTCAGCTAGTACTTGTATTATTTCCCAGAGAAGAGCTACTGCTTATATAAGATTCCTGTTGATGCTTGTCTTTACTGATAGCTACGCTACTGAATAATTGGACCATGGGCCATGATGATTGACATGACTTTCTCCCAAAATGATTTGAACATTATGAGTTCAAATTGTTTTATATTTGCTGTTAAAACTGATTAGTTGTTGCTCTTGCTGTTTAAACAAGTAagaatttggttttgatttgaaTTCTTTTATATTTGCAGATTTCTTCCACTCTTATTTGCCTTCTTCTCTTGGGGTACTCTGAAATAGATGCAGTTTTTGGGGTTTGTGGTTGAAAATTTCGAAGTCATAAGGCTGAAATTTTCTCCCATGATAGCTATAAACTGGGTCAATACCATTTTAGACCACTTATTGTTAATACGTCTTGGGATTGATTGGTTACTCATCCGGACAAGGACCCTTTTGGCATCTTTTTTCTCACTATATCTCCAAGCTAAACAATACAAGCGagtaaattttcagaaaatttgacAGGCTACTCGCATAATGATGGGATACAGACAATGCTaaaatcagaaagaaaaaaattgttttataTTGTCTTTTGGGTAGAAAATACTGAAACAGAAAGAGATGGAGAATGTAACCCCACTTTCTGGTAGTGAACACCAACCATCCAAATAATAGgaacaaaaaaacagaaaaaagaggAGGGTTTTTCATTTGACTGAGAATGCTCTAAGTTACATAAGTATTTACACTCCATGAGAAGgtaaaaacagaaactgaagAATGGAAACATTATGCTTTGTGATTGAATCCATGGTATCCCCTTGAGCCCCTGGACTGGTAAAGATCCAATCTACTCTTAGCCTCTTGTAACAATGTGTCAAGAGTCTCATCTTGGGTCATGTAAGATTGCTTGGATGCCCATTCAAGCACAGTGAGCACCTCAGCCTGGGCAAGTTCTTCGCTGTCCGGTACATGGAGTGCAATGTAGCACATGAGAACCAGAGCCGAAATCTGCACCATTTGTTCCCCAAAATACACGAGCTGGATTAAGTGCTTGGCGCCTCCAGCATCTATTATTGCCTTGCAGTGGTCGAGGTGAAGATAGTTATCTGTACAGGCGAACTTTGTGAGGGCAATGGAGGCTTCCCTGGTAACCTCGGCTTCTCGTTCATCCAGAAGGCGCACCAATGGGCCAATGATCCTTGTCTCCGTTGCCCGAAATGTCCTGGCCAAATTCCCTACTGCTTTGATGCAGGGGATCAGGAGGTCTGAGTCCGAATCTGCCTTGTCAATGATCTTTAGCAATTGATCAATGACAGACTTGCAGGCAGGGGAATTAGGCTTGAATGCTGATCTTCTCAACTCAGCATCTCTCTCTGCCACTCCTGTTATCTCCATCAACGCCATGGCAGAATTCTTCTGCACATCTTCAAGGCCCTTTTCCAATAGCACTGCAAAACACAAGAGCGCTCTTGATTCCGTAATGCTACGACAAATGGTGGAGTTCCCCTTGGCTAGGTGCCCAAGTGCTCGTGCTGCCATCGCTTTCATACTGGCCTTGGTTGCAGGGTCCTCTAATTCCCTTCCCTTAACGCTTGTTCCTGAATTAGGATGGGATAAATGATGATTCACATTGCTGCTGCTATTGCTCTTGGTATGATTGATTTGGGTCGCCCCATTAGCGCCATTAACCGGTTGTAGAGGAGCCTTAGTCCCTCCTCCTCCCTGCATTGCCATAGTAGTAGTAACCACAGTGTGCAGCTGACTCGGCTGCCGATTCCCCAAAGGATGAGGAATCTGCAAATAACTCTGCTTCTCCTCATCCTCATTCGCCTTCGTCGGATTATTATTTGCATTAGAATTATTAGTAGCCACAACAAGAGCATGAATCGATGTGGCCTTGTTAAAAGTCACACTATACTTACTATGCTCCTGGACTGTCTCGAAAGCAAGATGACTCACAAGCAATCGAATGATGTTGTGCTGCGCAAACAGATCCTGGCATTTCGGGTAATGCCCTGCTAGCTCCGCGACCGCCTTGGCCACCATCGCCTGAACTTTCATCGGCCCTTCTTTCAGAATCTTCGAAAACACCGAGCACGCTCCGGCAATGATCATGTGTTCCACGCTTTCAGGGTCCCGGCCCAGTAACCCGAGAGCCTCAGCAGCGTTCTCTTGGCCTTCAACCTTTCCCTctttgatcaattttaacaacgGCCCAACTCCTCCTTCTTCAATAATCAGCTTTCCATACCTATCGTTATCCTTGGCTAAAGAAACCAGAGACGCCGCCGCGTCGGATCGGCCTTCGAGCGAACCGGTGTGGAGAATAGCGATCTGCTCCCAAATGAGGCCGAGAATGGGCTCGTTGGCCGCGATTGGCGGCAGGCCCAAGTACCCATCTTCCCGGATATCCGCGGGAGCCGAGACTCTG is a window from the Rosa chinensis cultivar Old Blush chromosome 2, RchiOBHm-V2, whole genome shotgun sequence genome containing:
- the LOC112183349 gene encoding ferredoxin--NADP reductase, leaf isozyme, chloroplastic isoform X3; this encodes MAAAVTAAVSFPSSKSSTLPTRTSLICPERVTLKKVYREASAGGRVVSVRAQVTTTEAAPPAKAVKHSKKQEEGVVVNKFKPKNPYVGRVLLNTKITADDAPGETWHMVFSTDGEMPYREGQSIGVIPDGIDPKNGKPHKLRLYSIASSALGDFGDSKTVSLCVKRLVYTNDAGETVKGVCSNFLCDLKPGSEVTMTGPVGKEMLMPKDPNATVVMLATGTGIAPFRSFLWKMFFEKHEDYKFEGLAWLFLGVPTSSSLLYKEEFEKMKEKAPDNFRLDFAVSREQTNEKGEKMYIQTRMAQYAEELWELLKKDNTYVYMCGLKGMEKGIDDIMVSLAAKDGIDWLDYKKQLKKAEQWNVEVY
- the LOC112183349 gene encoding ferredoxin--NADP reductase, leaf isozyme, chloroplastic isoform X1, which translates into the protein MAAAVTAAVSFPSSKSSTLPTRTSLICPERVTLKKVYREASAGGRVVSVRAQVTTTEAAPPAKAVKHSKKQEEGVVVNKFKPKNPYVGRVLLNTKITADDAPGETWHMVFSTDGEMPYREGQSIGVIPDGIDPKNGKPHKLRLYSIASSALGDFGDSKTVSISLFPPNFSLSSLGVISSIQVSLCVKRLVYTNDAGETVKGVCSNFLCDLKPGSEVTMTGPVGKEMLMPKDPNATVVMLATGTGIAPFRSFLWKMFFEKHEDYKFEGLAWLFLGVPTSSSLLYKEEFEKMKEKAPDNFRLDFAVSREQTNEKGEKMYIQTRMAQYAEELWELLKKDNTYVYMCGLKGMEKGIDDIMVSLAAKDGIDWLDYKKQLKKAEQWNVEVY
- the LOC112183349 gene encoding ferredoxin--NADP reductase, leaf isozyme, chloroplastic isoform X2; translated protein: MAAAVTAAVSFPSSKSSTLPTRTSLICPERVTLKKVYREASAGGRVVSVRAQVTTTEAAPPAKAVKHSKKQEEGVVVNKFKPKNPYVGRVLLNTKITADDAPGETWHMVFSTDGEMPYREGQSIGVIPDGIDPKNGKPHKLRLYSIASSALGDFGDSKTVSISLFPPNFSLLGVISSIQVSLCVKRLVYTNDAGETVKGVCSNFLCDLKPGSEVTMTGPVGKEMLMPKDPNATVVMLATGTGIAPFRSFLWKMFFEKHEDYKFEGLAWLFLGVPTSSSLLYKEEFEKMKEKAPDNFRLDFAVSREQTNEKGEKMYIQTRMAQYAEELWELLKKDNTYVYMCGLKGMEKGIDDIMVSLAAKDGIDWLDYKKQLKKAEQWNVEVY
- the LOC112187162 gene encoding uncharacterized protein LOC112187162; its protein translation is MADIVKQILARPIQLADQVTKAADEASSSKQDCAELKSKTEKLAGLLRQAARASSDLYERPTRRIIDETEQVLEKALSLVLKCRANGIMKRVFTIIPTAQFRKMSSQLENSIGDVSWLLRVSAPADIREDGYLGLPPIAANEPILGLIWEQIAILHTGSLEGRSDAAASLVSLAKDNDRYGKLIIEEGGVGPLLKLIKEGKVEGQENAAEALGLLGRDPESVEHMIIAGACSVFSKILKEGPMKVQAMVAKAVAELAGHYPKCQDLFAQHNIIRLLVSHLAFETVQEHSKYSVTFNKATSIHALVVATNNSNANNNPTKANEDEEKQSYLQIPHPLGNRQPSQLHTVVTTTMAMQGGGGTKAPLQPVNGANGATQINHTKSNSSSNVNHHLSHPNSGTSVKGRELEDPATKASMKAMAARALGHLAKGNSTICRSITESRALLCFAVLLEKGLEDVQKNSAMALMEITGVAERDAELRRSAFKPNSPACKSVIDQLLKIIDKADSDSDLLIPCIKAVGNLARTFRATETRIIGPLVRLLDEREAEVTREASIALTKFACTDNYLHLDHCKAIIDAGGAKHLIQLVYFGEQMVQISALVLMCYIALHVPDSEELAQAEVLTVLEWASKQSYMTQDETLDTLLQEAKSRLDLYQSRGSRGYHGFNHKA